Below is a window of Bos indicus isolate NIAB-ARS_2022 breed Sahiwal x Tharparkar chromosome 19, NIAB-ARS_B.indTharparkar_mat_pri_1.0, whole genome shotgun sequence DNA.
GTTGATGACATGGGGGAGGCTGTGGGCGGCCAagtagtagctggaggaagctgagTCAAAGCGGGGGTTTACCCCCAACACtgcatagtaaagaatctgcagaacAAAGAGGAAAAGCATGTTACTTTGTCTGTTGATCGCTAGTCCAGTGTGTCCTCAAAAAGATAACAATTAGGCAGGGAAAATATGAGAGACAAAAATCAAGGCTTATGTATACCTATGtttgattcatgttgctgtttggcagaaaccaacacaattctgtaaaccaattgtccttcaatttaaaaaaaaaaattaaggctgaGAGAAAACAggactagggaaaaaaaataacaaagctaAGGATAAAGTTAACACACTAAATCCATGCTTTGAACACAATATTTTACCAGGCTCTCCAAAAGCCTAAACAAAAAAAGAGCATAATTCAGTGTCCACAGATCAAATCAAGTCAGCTATTCAGAAGTAATTACTCCCACTACCAAGACCCGATAAAAGTGTCTCCCACGTTTTCCCTAAAAAGGACACTGTGTGATTCAGAAAACTACATTTTTCACGTCTTTATTGTTACTATGTTAACGTCTTTCAGGAAGTTTTTTTTTGAACTGTTTTATACTgaagtatagtcaattaacaatgttgagataGTTTCACGTGGACAGcaagcaaagggactcagccatacatatacatgtatccatcctctcccaaactcccctcccatctaggctgccacataacactgagcagagtgtgctatacactaggtccctgttgggttatccattttaaaaacagcCGTGTGTACACGTCAATCCCAAACTGgctgtgtgtttttaaataaatttgtagGATAGTAAAACTGTTGAATACAGTCCAGAAGGAGCCATTAAGGAAGTTAGTTTTTTAACAAGCACTGACAAAATTCCCCAAGCTGGACACCAAGGAGGGAAAGCAGACCCCAGAACCATATACATACACAGGAATTTCCTAACCAACCAGCAAGCTCAAAGAGCCGGAAGAACAGACTACACTTGTAAAGGCTACATATCTATGGTAGGAAAGGATGGTGCAGGATGGCAAAGGGTGGTGTACCCAGGAAAAGGGCTCTTCAGCTTGTTCCTAGTCTCACCTGCGAGTCCACAGAGAAGTTGCCTGCTGCACTGAGGGCACTCAGGAAGGGCTGCACATAGCGCCGGACAGCCCCCTCGATGTCCCAGTGGACGTCATGGGACTTGGGGTCAGGGTTGAGTAAACTGAAGGTGATTTCATAGCCTATAGAAACAGGAGTCAGGGAAGCCAGGGCTTCCTATGGATCAAAGGCAAGCCTGTATCCCTGGCGAAGCTGCACTTGTTTCTCTCTGGAAGGGGCCTGATTGCCATCATGAAACCAAAGGGAGGATAAAACTGGGGTGAGGAACACTGAGTACTTTAAGAAAAAGatgagagacttctctggtggtccagtggctaagactctgtgctcccaatgcagggggcctgggttcaatccttggtcaaggaactagatcccccaagctgcaactaagatttcgcacagccaaataaataaacaaaaaaaatttttaaagaaaaatgaaactaaaacctatggttgattcatgttgatgtatgacagaaaccaacacaatattgtaaatcaattatctttcaattaaaaataaatacttttatgaAATCAGAGAAGGAGTGAAGCATCTGCATGTAGATtcccctcccactccagtatctctgcataattcatttccttcttccttcccctggCAAAAGCCAGGTCATCCTACCCAAGCTGGACTTGAGAGGCCGCCTTTTATCAGAGCTCCACTTGTCCTCAGGAAGGTGGTCAGCCAGGGCTGCAGCAAGAACATCCTCAGTCAAAGACATGGCCTGGACTACCTGGATGATGCGGCGGCCGATGATGTTAAAGGCCTCCCGGTGCGTTATCCCCCGCACAACTGCCATCCGCTTGGGCCCAATGTAGCTCATCATGTCCTATGAGGGGCAAGCAAGGGACAGGAGGCCCACACAGGTCAGGGAAGAAAGCAGAGGAGCACTCTGGCTCCTGTCTTTGAGAATCTGGTCTTTTGCCACCGACCAGCAGGTCTGCACCTCTCTCTGAATTCACAGTGAACTAATTATCTCAGCATTTCTGAGCTATGGGGATATGTGagtgttttcattcatttcagttctcTTCTCCTTCCCAGTCGACACAGGTCCAGGCAACAGTTCTATCTCTGTGGGCTAGAAACTAAGAGATGGCACACTGAGCAAGAAGAAACAAACCACTGGCAAGTTTGATACCAGCAGACAGCACATGGCAAAGAGGCAAGTACAAGAAttttcatggcagcattattcgtAATAGGATAAAACTGGAGACAATCCAAATGCCTGTTAGCgacagaatggataaactgtgataTGTTTATACAATGAAACATAAGGCAGAATTTTAAATGAACGCATTCGATTCAACTAGACATCATGAAGGACTCAAACATAAAGGTCGAGCAAAGTGAAAACTGGAGAAGAACATGCACTCTATTATGCCATTtacataaagttcaaaaacaggtaaaattaaaCATAGTGCTTATAGAGATATAACATGTggtaaaacttgaaaaaaagtaagagaatgaTACACACTAACTGTGGTCGCTTTGGGCTGAAAGGGAAGGGGGTATAACCATGGAGATACACAGGGCTGTACTGCAGTTTGCAAACTGGGGGTGGGAAATGCATGTTcagtaaaattttctttcatctttttgtaataattaacatttcattataaattaaaaaataaaggacttccctgatggtccagtggctaaaactctacgctcccaatgcagagggcctgggttcgatcctagtcaggggactagatcccacaggcctcaactAAGTTCACATGCCACACACAACTAAAGACCCCGTATGCTACCACAAAGGTCAAAGATCTCACGTGCCTcgactaagacccggcacagtcaaatacataatattttaataaatacattaaataaaatgtaccTGGTACAGCTCCCACTGAGCCTTTTGCTCAGTAAGTGAAAAGATCAATGTGTGGCTCATATTACCATCATAGCCCATTCCAAGTGGCTTCTTTAATCCTactgactttttttcccccactttaaATTGGAACTTGTAACCATCTCCAAGCCTTGGATTTAGAAAGACCCAGAGTCAATAAAAACaatccctatttttaaaaaaatacttgcgGACTTTTCTGCAGCAAATGGAAGGAATGGGCAATCCCACAACCAGGAGACTTAGGTGAGGACGAGCTGTAGGGAGACGGCCGGGCCGCAGCCTGTCTGCTCACCCTACCTGAGGGAGGAGCGAGCAGCGTTCAGAGATCACATACACTGTCAGGGAGCCCTCTGCTTGCTCCGATGGCTCAGCTAACATGGCTTCTGCCTCTGGGGACGAGAGCAGGGGGTTTACCAGGAGCAGAAAACACCATTCCCTCTCCCTCTGGCTCCCCCAGGACGCCTAGTCCATCACTCCACCTCCCACTCACACCCAGCTGACACGTGGCCAGGTTTGGACCTCAGTGGCCCACGCTAGGATACAAGGTCTCTCACACCCAGCTTTCCCAGagaggttccctggtggcctagtggtcaggattctgggctttcccattgccatggcctgggttcaatccctggtcagggaagtgagATAGCCACAAGCTGCataatgcagccaaaaaaaaaagacaaagtatgGAAACTACACACTTAGAGATCAGAAGGTAAAAGAGGGCTTCCTGTTAAAAATGATCACCCCTTCTAGTACCTTGTATATTGCCCAGTGACAAGGCCGCCTCCTCATGATCCAAAGCCCTCCGATAGGCCTTCTGGAAACGGCATTTGATTTTCAGTTTATCTGAGAGAAAACAAAGAGGCATAACGAGAAGAGCCCACCTTTCCAGCCCTAACACTGTCCAGCATCCTGGAGAGCAAGATGATGATATGCAGAGAAAGACCAAGAAGCTTCAGCCATTTCTAATGATTTATGCagactgtgtgtgcatgctcggtggtgtctgactctttctgaccccatggactgtagcccaccaggcccctctgtccatgggattttctaggcaagaatactggagtgggttgccatgccctcctccagaggatcttcctgatgtaGGGATCAAAAtcacgtctcttgcatttcctgcactggcaggcaggttctttaccactagcgccacctgaaaaACCACGGATGATATAAATACACGGCACTCCACCTCGTCCACCTGCCAGCTCTTGCCTCTCCCTGTGAACCTTCAACCTGAAGTATCCTCCCCACAGGGAAATCTACTACAATATTCATTACAATAAAAAGGTATAAGGaggaaaaccatatgattatttcaataaatgCCTCAAAAGAATTAAACTCAGTACACATTCTTGATAAAAAGAAGATGCTGGAATGGAGAgtcagacatagagaacggacacgtcaggacttccctggtggtccagtggctgagattccacactcccaatacagggggcctgggttgatccctggtcagggagctaagatcctgcatgtcagtCACACAGggcaaccaaaagaaaaaaatattttgagttaaaaaaaaaaaacctgaacctAATTTTAAACAAACCACTAGATCTATCAGTTTATAGGAAATAACGATAATGAATacgttaaaaaaaatctgccaaatCCAGAATGTGAGATGTCCTAACAAACAAAGGACCTGGTTTCTCCAacaaatcaatgaaaagaaatatactgGAATGGGGTAGGAAGAGCtgatatataataaaagaaaaaagagaaacttaaCAAAATGGAGGTCATaatgttaggattaaatgaggcaACACATGTAAATAAAGTGTTTCACCTAGTTTCTGGCACATAATGAACAACTAATATTAGTTATGCTAGTGTTATCCCTTCCTCACCTCCTCATTTAACCTGAATTTCTATACTtcctttaaaaatctgtcttaaaAATTACAACGCTCGGGACTTCCTTAGTGACGCAGTggataagagtccacctgccaaagcaagggacacaggttcgatccctggtccaggaagattccacatgtcactgaacaactgagcctgtgtgccacaactaatgagtctgtgctccgcaacaagagaaaccacctcagtgagaagcctgcgcactgcaatgaagacccagcacagccaaaaataataaataatgcggaggttgtttaaaaaacaataaatgctgtctcttaaaaaaaaaaaaattacagcccTCAAAACCTTCCtacctttttttcctcccaattaTAGTCTCTTTCTTAAGTTCAGTCCCTGTttcttatatacttatatacttcTACATTGatttctatctctgtctctctcccctacCAATGGATTTCTTGAAACCATTATCAATTTCTTATTCATCTCTAAATTCCTGATACCTAGGGAAAgtgctcccctggtggttcagacggtatagaattagcctgcaatgcgggagaccttggtttgatctcttggttggaagattccctggaggagggcatggcaatccactccagtattcttgcctggagaatccccatggagaggggagcctggcaggctacagtccatggggtggcaaagagcccagacacgactgagtgactaagcacacaagaaAAGTCCCTCACACTCAGTAAAGTGTTAATGTTAAAATGAATAAGGCCTGTATACAAGTTCAAACTGATTCCAAATCCTGTGCTCATTCCACTACATCCCACATCCTCCTCTGTCCCCTGAGCATCACCTGCTGCTGATCAGGTAGCACAattgttttatgaaaaaaactGCCATGTTAATGGTGAATACTgaatttaaagctttttttttttttcttctcagcaaACACAGTGTTCATTTAGAGAGggcttttaaaataagttttaaaccACTTTTTCAGGGTACCCATGctcctcctgggcttcccaggtggcacagtggtaaagaatctgcctgccaatgcagaagatgcaagggacgcgggttcaatccctgggtcgggaagatcccctggaggaggaaatggcaacccactccagtcttcttgcctgggaaatcccatagacagaagagcttggcgggcttcagtccatagggtcgcaaagggtcagacacacaTACATGCTCCTCCTAGCCAACTTATCTGTGGACTGAGCTCAGACCAGAAAGACAGCCCTGATCCCCCAGGAACTCACACTTCAGAGGGATCTCTCTCTCATGCACAACGGTGAAAGGCAGCTTTTCCTGGTCATCCAATGGCACTGACTCCTGGGTAAACACTACAGTGACTGGCACCATTAGCCGCAGCTGCGGGAAGAAGCATCGGAGCCatcagctgagtctccatcttcCCGGGCTGTCCCCTGGTCCTCCTCCCCTGAGGTCTTACCTTCAGGGAATTCAGCCCACTGATCTGGGAGTAAGGCAACGGGGCCCGGTAGGTCTCCGTGGTCTTCCACCAGAGCGGCAACCCTAGCACGATGACCACCGTGGCGAAGAAGAGGGCGGCGCGCTTGCCTCGGACCACCTCTGCGGGGCACGGAGGGATCCACTGAGGCGCCAGCAGTGGGCTCGGGTGCCTGCCGCACCCGGGAGGCGGAGGAGCCCCGGCAACCGGTCCTCAGAGCCTCCCGGCCCGCCTTCCGAGGGATTCCCGGGCTAAGGGCCGGGGCCCGAGTCTGAAAGAATCCTGTCTGAGACGAACCCCGACCCCCAGTCCGCGAGACCTCTTGCACACCACAGTCCCCACCCCTGCATTCCACCCTCGCACTCCGCGAGCCGCAGCCCCGACCCGAACCCCACCGAACCTAGGTCCGTAGCTGCAGCCCCGGTGGCCGCCATGCTTGCGTCCGGTCGCTCCTGCCGCCGAGGGGCGGGGCCGCGCAGGCCTCCCCCAATCGGAAACCCGCACGGAGGGGGCGCGCCCACCGCCGCGGTCACGACCAATCGGTAGCGGCACTCCGGCGGGAGGAAGCCTGCGAGGGGTAGGTGGTGATgagattcagttgtgtccgattcttgcgaccccatggactgtagcccgccaggcttctctgtccataggcttctccaggcaagaatactggagtgggttgccatttccttctccagcgaggGGTAGGAGGGGTCTGCAAAGAGCCTCTTCTGGAATTTGAAAGGTGGCTGCCCCGGCGTCAACGGGTGGTTGAGAAACGGTGGGGGTTTCAGTTTTGCTGGAAGACACCCTCCGATTCCATGTGGAACCTACTCCTAGCCCCAGGGATTAAGAGCGCAAACTGCAGTCGTTAAATGCTAGCTGGGCGACCACGGGAAGCTCTaagtctcaattttctcatctgaaaaatggagatacTGACTAAAATGAGGTCATTCATAAAGAGCAGACAGAAAGTCACCTATCACAGTCATTGTTTATCATCCTTATTATAGAGCTCCTCTTCCTGAGGAACAAGCTAGTAGTACCTGTTTTAGCATATTTAGCTCATTTAATACTTTTACTATTCATTTGGATTCGTTCCTAACTTGTTAAAGTCTGAATACTTGACTAAAATTCTTACAAATtcaagagcacagactctggatcTTTCTTGTTCAAATtcggttcaaatcccagcttcccCACTTCATCTGAGCGATCTTGAGAAGCGATCTTGTTTCCTCATATTAAAATAGGGatagcagggaattccctggtggtccagtggttaagactttgcaggggcatggatttgatccctggttaggaaactaagatcctgtatgcatGTAGCTCAGCCAAAAGGAatagaattgttttttaaaataaataggaatTGCAATAGTATCTACTTTATATAGAATTGTTGTAGTACGTGAGTTAATAACTGTAAAGGCCTGGCAGGAAACTGCTATataagtgttgctgctgctgctactgctgctaagtcgcttcattcgtgtctgactctgtgcaaccccatagacggcagcccaccaggctccccagtccctgggattctctaggcaagaacactggagtgggttgccatttccttctccgatgcatgaaagtgaaaagtgaaagtgaagtagctcagtcgtgtctgactctagcgaccccttggactgcagcctaccaggctcctccgttcacgggattttctaggcaaaagtactggagtagggtgccactgccttctccggatataAGTGTtagctattttttatttatataagatCAGGCCACACTGAGCCTACATTCCCATATTGCAATAATTAGTTGGGAGAAGCATTGGCTGTGCACGTTACATAGAGCATGGCCTCCGCAGTTTACACAGAACACACCCAGCAGGTTCTCTAGTCTTTTCATCTGCTCAGATAGACCCAGAGTCTCAACCTATTCCCAACGCCCAGGCCAAGAGGTCAAAGTTCAGCATGAGACCTCACCAGGTCACTCTTGCCCAGACCCTTAAACTGGCTCCCTCTGTGCCCCTATCTATCTCAGATAGGAACGAGCAACAGCCCTTGGCAACCTCTTAGATAACCGTGCTGGGTCTGGCAGTGCTTAGGTTGGGGATTTTCCTGTTGGGCAAGAACACAGGTGCTGCTCCTGTTGTGGCTCCCCCTGGTGGAATGTGTCAACACAGCTGAGAGGTGAGAAACTCCCATTGCCTCTTTGTCCAGTTTGGGGCCATGCACAAAAGCTGCCGTCAGAAGTT
It encodes the following:
- the PIGS gene encoding GPI transamidase component PIG-S — its product is MAATGAAATDLEVVRGKRAALFFATVVIVLGLPLWWKTTETYRAPLPYSQISGLNSLKLRLMVPVTVVFTQESVPLDDQEKLPFTVVHEREIPLKYKLKIKCRFQKAYRRALDHEEAALSLGNIQEAEAMLAEPSEQAEGSLTVYVISERCSLLPQDMMSYIGPKRMAVVRGITHREAFNIIGRRIIQVVQAMSLTEDVLAAALADHLPEDKWSSDKRRPLKSSLGYEITFSLLNPDPKSHDVHWDIEGAVRRYVQPFLSALSAAGNFSVDSQILYYAVLGVNPRFDSASSSYYLAAHSLPHVINPVESRLGSSAASLYPVLNFLLYVPELAHSPLYIQDKDGAPVATNAFHSPRWGGIMVYNVDPKAYNGSQLPVRVEVDMMRVMEVFLAQLRLLFGIAQPQLPPKCLFFGPKSEGIMTWELDRLLWARSVENLATATTTLTSLAQLLGKISNIVIKDDVASEVYRAVAAVQKAAEELSSGHLASAFAASQEAVTSSERAFFDPSLLHLLYFPDDQKFAIYIPLFLPMAVPILLSLFKIFLETRKSWKKPEKTD